The Triticum urartu cultivar G1812 chromosome 6, Tu2.1, whole genome shotgun sequence genome includes the window ACTTGATCAGCTCGTCGGCTTTCTGCCGAGTGGTCTCCATTGCATCAGGTGAGACGGCATAGGCAGGAGCATTGTGGTGGCCACCATCTTCATCAGCCTCTCCACTTAGTATCATATGAATATGCTGCGCGTTCTCGTTTAGCCTGTTGGCTAACTCCCATGCGTCGGCTTGGCTTTTCTTTGGTTCGTTGTGGGTCTCCATCTCACACCCTTGTGGACAAAAGAGCACAGAGGCATGAAGTTAGCCACAATCAAAATGTAACATGAATAAAAAACATTCACATTAACTGGTAGTACATGGTAGAGGCATGAAGTTTTTTTTTGCCGGGGTAGAGGCATGAAGTTAGCCGCAATCAATATGTAACATGAATAAAAAACATTCACATTAACTGGTAGTACATGGTAGGGATCAGGGATTTAGGTAATAATTCATCTAGAGACGAGATTAACTAAACATGTATCATAATCATGTGTGTTCATAGGATCTGTTTTGGAGATTCATGGATACAAAAGCGGGTGTTTATGCAAGCCATTGATCTAATAGCAAGGCCAATGCAATAAAAAGACGCAATGTTGGTAGAAAATGGGCTGCAACTAATACAAATCCACCTGCATGACCTACCCCAAGACAACAAACCACGTACTAACAATTTCTAAGACAAATACTGAATCAAATGCTTCACACAGATCGTTACAAACACAGTAAATTTAGAATCGGTCTATAATTACAGCATTTATAACCTAGAACCAATTACGGAATACAGGCTTATCACTTCTTAATAATGAGATCACATATCATGTTTTATCGAAGCAAAGCACGTTAGGTGCACTGTGAAATAGCGCCTCATTCCATCAAAATAATAATACAATGATAAGAGAACTTCTTGATATTCGTAAATAAGCAAAATGGCAACAATTTTTCTTTCTTTAGGATATGTTAAAATATGGATATATTAACTTCCTTCTATAAAGATGTTAACGCCCCCCCGCCCCCCGCGCCCCCCCGACCCCACCGCTTGGCATCGCCTTTTCGCTCAACATGCCAGCAATACAATTTTATTATTGTGTACCAACGCATAGATCTGTACTCGTAGATGTTAATTGGTGGCGGGGATCCATTCGCCGTTGGACCAGAATCAGATGTCAATCAAACGGCTTCACATTCCTCTTACACTGTTGGCACAGCCTTTTCGCTCGATGTACCGGCTAATATCTGAAAACCTACAGACTTGAAGTAACAGATACAGGATTGTGGATCACCAATACTCTGGTGCTGACATTTTTGCATCCATCACCTATAGATCACCTTCACTGCAGCTCTTACATTTGGATGATGGAACCATGTACAGATGCAAAATGCTCCACTGGCCAAATCATTCCTACCAAATATGCCATGATCACCTTGCAATAATATATGGCATACGCTGCAAGCTTTATTACTACTAAACCATTAAGTATCCCCAACATATCATAATCAGAGCACACGATCACCCAACCGAAAAGATCTAGCCGATTCATACCCACATGCGAATCAGGTCAGGTGCGTGAACATGTAAAGGAAAATACGAAAATGAGAGAACGATTGTACCCAAATCATCAGAAGCATTCGCATTTCCACCATCCACCTGCATCTCCTCCTCACTCCCGTCATCATCCGCCTCCTCCGCGGCACCATCCTCCTCTTTTTCAACCGCAGCATCGCCACCCTCTTCCTCTCCCACCCCAGCAGtatcaccaccaccaccaccattaGCACTGACCAAGCCTTCGTCGCCCCCTCCTCCCCCGGCGCCGCCAAGGAGCGCCTCATCCACTCGGATCAGCGCGTCCATGATGCCATACACCTCGGCGTCGAACTCCGCGGGGAGCCCGGCCTTCCTCCTGGCCGCGGCGCTCATGCGCCAGTAACTCCCCCCGGTCCGCCCCTCCCAGCGGCGCACCGCCCCGTACTCGGCCACGAGCGCCTCCCACCTCCGCTTGCACTCGCCGGCCGCCCTCCCCCTGCGCCTCGAGGGCGCCCCACCGGCGTCGGAGAAGGCGATGTTCTCCGCGACGATAGCCCACTTCTGGAAGGCGGAGACGGAGCGGGCCCAGCCGTCGTCGTCCACGGCGGCGACCGCGGCGACGAGCGCTAGGGTCTCGGCGGCGGTCCACTCGGGCGCGCGGCCGGAGCGCGTGCGGCGGGGGCTCGGGGGCCTGGAGGATTTGAAGGCGGGCGGCGGCTGGTCTCTGGCCGCGGGCGTGAGGGCCAGGGCTTTGGAAGGGGACGGCGAGGGGGACGCCGCTAGGGCCTGGACGATGCAGGGCGAGTCGGAGGCGGCTTCGTTCGGATCCACGGAGGGTAGGGCTTGGACGATGCACGGGAAGTCGCCGCCGCGGGGATCCATGGAGGCGGAGGCGAAGGCTGTTGGAGCTTGGGGGAGGCGAGAGCTGAGTGACAGAGTGAGTCAGTCGGTCAGTGAGGCACGGAGGCTTCGAGCGAGCTTCTACATAATAGGTCCAAGTCAATCTAAAATAGTCGCCAGATGTAGTCTCCCGTAGTGcctttatatttctttacggatgGAGTATATCGATCGGCATAAATTGCGATGATTGACCACTACGTAGCCTTCATATTTGGAGGCTAGGGAAGCTAATATGGAGCGTCACGACTATTTTTGAAGCGCGGCGCACCTAGTACACGCATCTGCGTGTCCTGATAAATCACCGGTTAGTGAGGTAATGTGACCGGTAACCATCAAGCCATTAACGACAGCCACCGCTTCCTAGTCCCAAGGCGACCATTCGGATGACCTTTCATCCCCGGCTATAAGAGCCTGACCATTTACTCCTTGCCCCTATGCTCCCATCTCCTCCTCGTTGCCACCTCCCCTTCCATCTCCTCCTTCTCAAAAACAATGCCACTATGTCGGAGCTTAGCCGGCTAGCTGAAAGGGTCGGCAGAGCGGAACGTCCCGTCATAGACACCGCGCAACCGCGGGGCAAACTCTCCCTGCGGCACTAGCTCTGGCAACCGTTGGCTCCTCCTTCCCGCGGCGGCGGTGGATCTAGCAGGTGCGTGGGAGGCACACCCATTGTCTGGGTGAAGGAAGAGTTGGGGACGCCAGCCCCGCCAGCCACCTCGTCCGGGTCAACCACATCGTCCTCATCGTAGCCCAGCCGGAGCCGGAGGCGGGCCCCTAGGAATCGATCCACGCGGTGATGGAGCTCACCAACATCCATGCTCGCAATGAGGCTCGGGTCATCCGCGAGTACGATTTCGCATGCACCAGCGAGGAGAAGGTGCGATAGCTCGCGACAGTCGCTCATGAGTCTGACCTCCTATGCTTAGATGGAGGATATCTCCTTGACAAAGTAGGACGGCGGCGACAATGGTAATGGCAAAGAGGAGGAGGGTGATGACTAGACAGTGTCGGCTACCTAGTAGTGAAGTTGTCGACCGCCTGGTAGTGTAGATAGTATAGGTTGAAAAATGTTATACGACATTTGTAATTGCTAATTATAgtaactagatgataccccgtgCGTTGCTGCGGGAATCAGTTGCAATATATTTTGATGAGATTCGATTGTGCGAAGTATAAATATTTTGATTAATAACATATGGATCAAAATTTAGAATACATAAGACTTACTATAACTGAGTGTGTATAGTTGTAAAATATTTATTAAATAGAAGTAGAATAATATAATGAAATTATTTTTCATGCATGGTTGCATGTGGTGTGGATCTTTTCCTGTGCATGGTTTTATGTTAAGGTGGGCTTTATCTGATCCATAATTGCATGGTGATGTGGCATGCTTGAATGTTGAGATAAATAAGTTAGTGGTGATGACTCTCTTAAGTGTATAGGATGCGATAAATTTTAGCCTCTATTATAGTTTTATGGTATGTAACTGTGACGGATTTTGACACTTTTTATTGTTCTGTTATAGTTTCTAGTAATAATTTATCATGTGGAACTTGCATTTGGTTTAGCTTAATTTGCCTCTGCATTTTTGAAGAAAATAACAAAAAAGATCAAATAAATGAAAAGTGTGGGGGTCGCCATATGGTGACTCTTTGTTTGTGCACAACCGTTGTGACCTGCATATCAATATGAGGATGCTCCATAACCCATACGGTGATCTCCCATATGGCAAATATGCTAGAGTTGTCCTAAGAGCCTACCTAAAACCAGTTTTATATGTGGATTGAAGGTTTTAGGTATCAAAAACTGGATATCTAAATTTCAGCTTCGGTTTCTACCTCACGTATTTTGTGCATATGCAATGCTCTAAATAATATGAAACTCATGTCAAATAATAAAACAAATAGTACATTATATAGTACATCCAATCACAATCCCAAATTCAACACAATTGTTCTTCAAACATAACGCAAAGTACATCAAACATAAACGGAACATAGAAGTAGAACTATTTGTCTTGCTGCTCATTCCAATGTCCACCACTTCCAATTGCGATCTTGTTGCAGACTTTCATGAGTATCCACAGCTCGAATTTCTTGGTATACTTGAAGAAAGTGTCATGCGTCATTCTCTCCAACGCGGATGCACCACCCTTTCCATGAAGTCATAGTAGGAGTAAGCCAGGTCACGCTCATGCtcaatgatcatgttgtgcaagatcaTGAAGGCATTCATGATGTACCAAAGGATTTCTTGGTCCCAAAAACCTAGCCGGTCCTCGCACAATAACAAAGTGGGCTTGTAAAATCCCAAATGGTCACTCCATATCCTTCCTAGCAACTGCTTGAGCATTATGGAAACCAAGTAGTTTCTTACGCGGGGGCTTGGAATTGGCTCCACAAAAGTTGCCCACTTTGGATATACCCATATTTGCACAAAAATAATCAAGCATGAGCTTATTCTGGTCATCTAGGCTCCTTCTACTAATTAACTCATGGATGACAATGAAACAACCATGCTTTGGTTGCTTGCTCCTCTCCATGTAGATCAACATGATAACGATAGTGTCATCATCTTCATCCCACTCATATTTCTCTTTAGAGGAGGAATCATCGTACTAGAAGGAATCACGCTAACTAATCTACATAATAGAACATGGACTATGACCAGACAATCCCTAACTCACAATAGATGACAAAAAGTCATCTCCATTCCGGTCGGAGTAGCTTGTCGGGGCCAAGACGATCGCTGAATGCATAGCAAAGGTGTCGGGAGGGGCCAAATGGTCAAACGGGAGCCGGGGAATGTGGACAAGTGCGGCGCCACCGCGCTGACTAAGCATAGAGAGCTCGACACGTAGCCATAGCTAGCGATGGTTGCGGTGGTCGCGTGGGGGCTACCCGGCCGCTAATCGATGTCGGCAGGCGGTGGTGGTGCTGCAAAACCATTTTGGTCGgtggcaggtgacggggaacgggtGAAATTGGCGGAATCGGCCAACGACACCTCAAGCTTTGGAGGAGGGCGGCGAGGGTCGCGGTAGACGGATTGGGAAGCAAAAAAGGGCGACAAGGTTGTGGCGGGGCTGAGGGCGGCCGCAAGTACGTCGATGGTAGGGTCCATCGGCCAGAATTGACTGGGACAAAGACCGGTGAGCCGGCAGTTGGGGCAGGAAAAGGTCACGGGTGCAGCACTTGGCTTCTCGCGGGCGCATATTTGGTTTTAGTCTTTGTGCATTTGGATTGGTATATTTACCAACTAGGTGGAAAAATAAATGGTATGGCCAATTTTTTTAGCAATGCACATTTTTTGCCCATAGAGTCCAAAATTCTAGTTTTTACTAACCAGATTTTTTAGGCTAGCTGTTAGAGATATTCTATGCATCATGATTTCTTGCTAAAGGGTTGTCTGGATTAGAAAACTCCCATTGAGATGAGTCCCCTAGCTTCTTACAGCATGTAACTAAAC containing:
- the LOC125517281 gene encoding trihelix transcription factor ASR3; amino-acid sequence: MDPRGGDFPCIVQALPSVDPNEAASDSPCIVQALAASPSPSPSKALALTPAARDQPPPAFKSSRPPSPRRTRSGRAPEWTAAETLALVAAVAAVDDDGWARSVSAFQKWAIVAENIAFSDAGGAPSRRRGRAAGECKRRWEALVAEYGAVRRWEGRTGGSYWRMSAAARRKAGLPAEFDAEVYGIMDALIRVDEALLGGAGGGGGDEGLVSANGGGGGDTAGVGEEEGGDAAVEKEEDGAAEEADDDGSEEEMQVDGGNANASDDLGCEMETHNEPKKSQADAWELANRLNENAQHIHMILSGEADEDGGHHNAPAYAVSPDAMETTRQKADELIKSLGGLVSYLNQFTDLIKENGIEDVVGVN